In one Bradyrhizobium cosmicum genomic region, the following are encoded:
- a CDS encoding amidohydrolase family protein: MNIQFREQTDSVAPLTVKTAIADCDIHPARATRTELYPYLAKRWQHHLEVYGVHAYQGMMEGPPYPKAQPNASRRDAYPPEGGPQGSSLSFMQKQLLDPNNVQLGVLNPLNTGQGIRNHELSAALCSAINDWQIDKWTSKDKRLKASIVVGNEDGLSAAAEIRERAGDRNFVQVLLLSRNVEPLGQRRYWPIYQAAEEAGLPVGVHAFGFGGNPITPSGWPSYYIEEMVGHSQCQQSALASLVLEGVFERFPKLKMVMIEAGFGWAPSLAWRLDKVWQRLRSEVPHVKRPPSEYIREQVWWTTQPMEDPERREDLFDVIKWIGWDRLLFATDYPHWDYDEPSRVLPAGVSEANREAFYLGNAKKLYGIA, from the coding sequence ATGAACATCCAGTTCCGCGAACAAACGGATTCCGTCGCTCCCCTCACCGTGAAGACCGCGATCGCGGACTGCGACATCCATCCGGCGCGAGCGACCCGTACCGAGCTCTATCCCTACCTCGCCAAGCGCTGGCAGCATCATCTCGAAGTCTACGGCGTCCATGCCTATCAGGGCATGATGGAAGGCCCGCCTTATCCAAAGGCACAGCCCAACGCCTCGCGCCGCGATGCCTATCCGCCGGAGGGAGGCCCGCAGGGCTCTTCGCTCTCCTTCATGCAGAAGCAGCTACTCGATCCCAACAATGTGCAGCTGGGCGTTCTCAATCCGCTCAACACCGGGCAGGGCATCCGCAACCACGAGCTCTCGGCTGCGCTGTGCTCGGCGATCAACGATTGGCAGATCGACAAATGGACCAGCAAGGACAAGCGGCTGAAGGCGTCCATCGTCGTCGGCAATGAGGACGGTCTGTCCGCCGCCGCCGAGATCCGCGAGCGTGCCGGCGACAGGAATTTCGTCCAGGTGCTGCTGCTTAGCCGCAATGTCGAGCCGCTCGGCCAGCGCCGCTACTGGCCGATCTATCAGGCCGCGGAGGAGGCGGGCCTGCCGGTCGGCGTCCACGCCTTCGGCTTCGGCGGCAACCCGATCACGCCGTCAGGCTGGCCGTCCTATTACATCGAGGAGATGGTGGGACATTCGCAATGCCAGCAATCGGCGCTGGCAAGCCTTGTCCTGGAAGGCGTGTTCGAGCGCTTCCCGAAACTGAAGATGGTGATGATCGAGGCCGGCTTCGGCTGGGCGCCGTCACTGGCCTGGCGGCTTGACAAGGTCTGGCAGCGGCTGCGTAGCGAGGTGCCGCATGTGAAGCGTCCGCCGTCGGAATACATCCGCGAGCAGGTCTGGTGGACCACACAGCCGATGGAAGATCCGGAGCGGCGCGAGGATCTGTTCGACGTCATCAAGTGGATCGGCTGGGACCGCCTGCTGTTCGCGACCGACTATCCGCATTGGGATTACGACGAGCCCTCGCGCGTGTTACCCGCTGGCGTTAGTGAGGCCAATCGCGAGGCGTTCTATCTCGGCAATGCGAAGAAGCTCTACGGAATTGCTTGA
- a CDS encoding transcriptional regulator GcvA: MTARLPSLNGLRAFEAAARHLSFTLAASELNVTQTAISHQIRRLEEELGIRLFIRQNRALTLTPEARDYLPGVRAAFNDLRLATDRLLRKDDDKVLTVSTLASLAAKWLLPRLTDFQEQHPGIDVRITTSTSLVDFQRDNVDAAIRYGRGQWPGLRADWLMADELFPVCSPSLLRGDKPLRKPEDLRGHPLLHTSNANSDDWRLWLTAAGLPVDIARQPGITFDMIFMTIQAAIDGIGVAMGRTSYVQDDIAKGRLVVPFKIALPADAGFYLVAPEGRREAPKLAAFRTWMIAATQNKA, translated from the coding sequence ATGACTGCCAGATTGCCCTCGCTGAACGGATTGCGGGCGTTCGAGGCTGCCGCGCGCCATCTCAGCTTCACGCTGGCCGCAAGCGAGCTGAACGTGACGCAGACCGCGATCAGCCATCAGATCCGCAGGCTCGAGGAAGAGCTGGGCATCCGTCTTTTCATCCGGCAGAACCGCGCGCTGACGTTGACGCCGGAGGCGCGCGACTATCTGCCGGGCGTCCGCGCCGCCTTCAACGACCTCCGCCTCGCCACCGACCGGCTGCTGCGCAAGGACGACGACAAGGTGCTGACGGTCTCGACGCTGGCCTCGCTCGCGGCAAAATGGCTGCTGCCGCGGCTGACCGATTTCCAGGAGCAACATCCCGGCATCGACGTCCGCATCACCACGTCGACCAGCCTGGTCGATTTCCAGCGCGACAATGTCGATGCCGCGATCCGCTATGGCCGCGGCCAGTGGCCGGGCCTGCGTGCCGACTGGCTGATGGCCGACGAGCTGTTTCCGGTGTGCAGCCCGTCGCTGCTGCGCGGCGACAAGCCGCTGCGCAAGCCCGAGGATCTCCGCGGCCATCCGCTGCTGCACACCTCCAACGCCAACAGCGACGACTGGCGACTGTGGCTGACCGCAGCGGGACTGCCGGTCGATATCGCAAGGCAGCCCGGCATCACCTTCGACATGATCTTCATGACCATCCAGGCCGCGATCGACGGCATCGGCGTGGCGATGGGCCGGACCTCCTACGTCCAGGACGACATCGCCAAGGGCCGGCTCGTGGTGCCCTTCAAGATCGCGCTGCCGGCCGATGCCGGCTTCTACCTGGTTGCGCCGGAGGGCCGCCGCGAAGCGCCGAAGCTGGCCGCGTTCCGCACCTGGATGATTGCTGCAACGCAGAATAAAGCCTGA
- a CDS encoding GNAT family N-acetyltransferase yields the protein MSTLRLEDLKQYSDTLRTRHGEALNVRFVEPRDTEELQHYFRSLTTRSRYNRFFGAISELPKGLLSEFLDVGGRERFTVVATKLVDGFETIVAEARYAFHAETATLEFGLSVDDRWQGHGIATALMKNLECRAAALGAEHLFGDTLRANDIMISLARKSGFTFVNHPDDWKLVRFDKEISVAPKDIPCASWRLAALSRQAESPSASA from the coding sequence ATGAGCACTCTCCGCCTCGAAGACCTGAAGCAATATTCGGACACGCTGCGCACCCGGCACGGCGAGGCGCTCAACGTCCGTTTCGTCGAGCCGCGCGACACCGAAGAGCTTCAGCATTATTTCCGCTCGCTCACGACGCGGTCCCGCTACAACCGCTTCTTCGGCGCGATTAGCGAACTGCCAAAGGGCCTGCTGAGTGAATTCCTCGATGTCGGCGGGCGCGAACGTTTTACTGTGGTCGCGACCAAGTTGGTCGACGGCTTTGAGACCATCGTCGCCGAAGCGCGCTATGCCTTCCATGCCGAGACCGCGACGCTGGAGTTCGGCCTGTCCGTCGACGACCGCTGGCAGGGCCACGGCATTGCCACCGCGCTCATGAAGAATCTGGAATGCCGCGCCGCCGCGCTCGGCGCCGAGCACCTGTTCGGCGACACGCTGCGCGCCAACGACATCATGATCTCGCTCGCGCGCAAATCCGGCTTCACCTTCGTCAATCATCCCGATGACTGGAAGCTGGTGCGCTTCGACAAGGAAATCAGCGTCGCGCCGAAAGACATTCCCTGCGCGAGCTGGCGCCTCGCCGCGCTTTCCCGTCAGGCCGAAAGCCCCTCAGCCTCGGCTTGA
- a CDS encoding acyl-CoA dehydrogenase family protein, producing the protein MHKPVTAQPNNVAAAPSGLLAPDTSGMNFYRADQALTDLLRIHLPETLFRHIEPHLDRLGELAGGHLDECARLADRHTPVLHQRDKFGRDVQWIEYHPAYRELENAAFGEFGIHALSIRKGIMGWPDKYPVVAKHAFTFLFNQTEFGMGCPINVTDGCAKLLANFGSEALKAKYLDGLTSTDMSKLTQGGQFMTEKEGGSDVGTLTTTAVQEGDHWRLYGEKWFCSNADAKVVMLLARPEGAGPGTRGVGLFLMPRFLDDGSQNHYRIVRLKDKLGTRSMASGEIKLEGAIAYAVGKLDRGFVQMAEMVNSSRLSNGVKSTALMRRAYHDAMTVAKNRVVFGSRIIDLPLGRRQMLKIMLPVEQALSMSFLTADALDRAEAGSQDAAALLRILTPTLKFRATRDARKVCGDALEMRGGIGYIEEFATPRLLRDAHLGSVWEGTGNIVAIDALRRAVGRHGAESALSADLHARLDDSASVPQAWRDNLRGLVDRAVGFAREVAAKPENEADARRATSVLYHVASAVALAWEAHRIHERRGDARRLLLSRLVIDHRVSPSDPFRLTENAAQAKIADLLLGERDASMSEVGELVLAA; encoded by the coding sequence ATGCACAAGCCGGTCACAGCGCAGCCAAACAATGTCGCGGCGGCACCATCCGGCCTGCTGGCGCCCGACACATCGGGCATGAATTTCTACCGCGCCGATCAGGCGCTGACGGATCTGCTGCGGATCCATCTGCCGGAGACATTATTCCGTCACATCGAGCCGCATCTCGATCGCCTCGGCGAGCTCGCCGGTGGCCATCTTGACGAATGCGCGCGGCTCGCCGACCGGCACACGCCTGTGCTGCACCAGCGCGACAAGTTCGGCCGCGACGTGCAGTGGATCGAATATCACCCGGCCTATCGCGAGCTGGAGAACGCCGCGTTCGGCGAGTTCGGCATCCACGCGCTCTCGATCCGCAAGGGCATCATGGGCTGGCCGGACAAATACCCCGTGGTGGCCAAACACGCCTTCACCTTCCTGTTCAACCAGACCGAATTCGGCATGGGCTGCCCGATCAACGTCACCGACGGCTGCGCAAAACTGCTGGCGAATTTCGGCAGCGAGGCGCTGAAGGCAAAATATCTGGACGGACTGACCTCGACCGACATGAGCAAGCTGACGCAGGGCGGCCAGTTCATGACCGAGAAGGAAGGCGGCTCCGACGTCGGCACGCTGACTACGACGGCCGTACAGGAAGGCGACCATTGGCGCTTGTACGGTGAAAAATGGTTCTGCTCGAATGCTGATGCGAAGGTCGTGATGCTGCTGGCGCGGCCCGAGGGCGCCGGCCCCGGCACACGCGGTGTCGGCCTGTTCCTGATGCCGCGCTTTCTCGACGACGGCTCGCAGAACCACTACCGTATCGTGCGCCTCAAGGACAAGCTCGGCACCCGCTCGATGGCGTCAGGCGAGATCAAGCTCGAAGGCGCGATCGCTTACGCCGTCGGCAAGCTCGACCGCGGCTTCGTGCAGATGGCGGAGATGGTGAACTCGTCGCGGCTCTCCAATGGCGTCAAGTCGACGGCGCTGATGCGCCGCGCCTATCACGACGCGATGACGGTGGCGAAGAACCGCGTGGTGTTCGGCAGCCGCATCATCGATCTGCCGCTTGGCCGAAGGCAGATGCTGAAGATCATGCTCCCGGTCGAGCAGGCGCTGTCGATGAGTTTTCTCACCGCCGATGCGCTCGACCGCGCCGAGGCGGGCAGTCAGGACGCAGCCGCGCTGCTGCGCATCCTGACCCCGACCCTGAAATTCCGGGCCACGCGCGATGCGCGAAAAGTCTGCGGTGATGCGCTCGAGATGCGTGGCGGCATCGGCTATATCGAGGAATTCGCGACGCCCCGCCTGTTGCGCGATGCGCATCTCGGCTCGGTCTGGGAAGGCACCGGCAACATCGTCGCGATCGACGCGCTCCGGCGCGCGGTCGGCCGCCACGGCGCCGAATCCGCGCTGTCGGCCGATCTGCATGCCCGCCTCGATGACAGTGCCTCCGTGCCGCAGGCCTGGCGCGACAATCTGCGCGGCCTCGTCGATCGCGCCGTCGGTTTTGCCCGCGAGGTCGCCGCAAAACCCGAGAATGAAGCCGATGCGCGGCGCGCGACCAGCGTGCTCTATCATGTCGCAAGCGCGGTTGCGCTCGCCTGGGAAGCGCATCGCATCCACGAGAGGCGCGGCGATGCGCGCCGGTTGCTGCTGTCGCGCCTGGTGATCGATCATCGCGTCTCTCCGAGCGATCCGTTCCGGCTCACGGAAAATGCCGCGCAGGCGAAGATCGCCGACCTGCTGCTCGGCGAGCGCGATGCCAGCATGAGCGAGGTTGGCGAACTGGTTCTGGCAGCGTAG
- a CDS encoding DUF1127 domain-containing protein yields MSTLTQNSMTNHHASGLLTQIGETLHVWHERYRTRRELTHWTARDLHDVGLSWSDIAYEADKPFWRA; encoded by the coding sequence ATGTCTACTTTAACCCAGAATTCAATGACAAATCATCATGCGTCTGGACTGCTCACTCAAATCGGGGAGACCCTGCATGTCTGGCACGAGCGCTATCGCACCCGGCGTGAACTGACCCACTGGACGGCCCGCGATCTCCATGACGTCGGCCTGTCCTGGAGCGACATTGCCTACGAGGCTGACAAACCCTTCTGGCGGGCCTGA
- a CDS encoding enoyl-CoA hydratase yields MTTDTTIDTGTSELLCVIRDRVAVITLNRPEARNSLSDTLTPALRTMIRTCGESPDVGALLLTGAGEAFCAGGNVKGMGAHRDKAKLEMSFDDKVADLQERQRLLTGALVAVRKPTIAALPGPAVGAGLAIAMACDIRIAAQSAFVATGYARIALSGDYGIAWLLTRLVGTARARELLFTGDRVDAARAEAIGLVNRVVPDDKLQAEAFALAKSLAEGPRLALRYMKDNLDEALLFDFETARDHEAERLIRLTTTADHKEAVQAFIEKRKAVFTGK; encoded by the coding sequence ATGACCACGGACACCACCATCGACACCGGCACCAGCGAACTGCTCTGCGTCATCCGCGACCGTGTCGCGGTGATCACGTTGAACCGGCCGGAGGCGCGCAACTCGCTGTCGGACACGCTGACGCCGGCGTTGCGCACGATGATCCGGACCTGCGGGGAAAGCCCGGATGTCGGCGCGCTCTTGCTCACCGGCGCGGGCGAAGCGTTCTGCGCCGGCGGCAACGTCAAAGGCATGGGCGCACATCGCGACAAGGCTAAGCTCGAGATGTCCTTTGACGACAAGGTCGCAGATCTCCAGGAGCGGCAGCGGTTGCTGACCGGCGCGCTGGTCGCAGTGCGCAAGCCGACCATCGCCGCCCTGCCAGGCCCAGCGGTCGGCGCCGGGCTTGCCATCGCGATGGCCTGCGACATCCGCATCGCCGCGCAATCGGCCTTCGTCGCCACCGGCTACGCGCGCATCGCGCTCTCCGGCGACTACGGCATCGCCTGGCTGTTGACGCGCCTCGTCGGCACCGCGCGTGCACGCGAGCTGCTGTTCACCGGCGATCGCGTCGATGCCGCGCGGGCCGAAGCCATCGGCCTCGTCAACCGCGTCGTGCCCGACGACAAATTGCAGGCCGAGGCTTTCGCCCTGGCAAAGTCGCTCGCCGAAGGCCCGCGCCTTGCGCTGCGCTACATGAAGGACAATCTCGACGAAGCCCTGCTGTTCGATTTCGAAACCGCGCGTGACCACGAGGCCGAGCGGCTGATCCGTTTGACGACGACGGCCGATCACAAGGAGGCGGTGCAGGCGTTCATCGAGAAGCGGAAAGCGGTGTTCACGGGGAAGTAG
- a CDS encoding MFS transporter: MAGPATNPPEIKSRIGAILRATSGNFLEQFDFFLFGFYAAAIGKAFFPSTNETASLLNTFGVFWLGALMRPVGAIVLGAYIDRIGRRQGLIVTLGIMAIGTVVIAFCPSYATIGIAAPIIVLIGRLLQGFSAGVELGGVSVYLAEISTPGNRGFYTSFQSSSQQVAIFVASILGFLLSEVMPADTVAAWGWRIPFFVGCMIIPLIFFLRRTLEETPAFLAMKKHPSANEVFASALANWRIVLLGMMIAILTTTTFYFVTVYTPTFGKTVLKLSSQDALLVTLLVAVTNFFWNPVGGALSDRIGRKPVLVGIATLALLTAYPALSWLVAAPTFGKLLAVEMMFSFYFGVYSGTMLGALVEIVPAHVRTTCFSLAFALAAALFGTFTPFASTLLIDYTGNKAAPGLWLMFAAALGIIAALVVYRGGGRAVTTYDTAAEPVAGH, encoded by the coding sequence ATGGCTGGACCAGCAACCAATCCGCCCGAAATCAAGTCGCGCATCGGCGCGATCCTGCGCGCCACCTCGGGCAATTTCCTCGAGCAGTTCGACTTCTTCCTGTTCGGCTTCTACGCCGCGGCCATCGGCAAGGCGTTCTTCCCCTCCACCAACGAGACGGCGTCGCTGCTCAACACATTCGGCGTGTTCTGGCTCGGCGCCCTGATGCGGCCGGTCGGCGCGATCGTGCTCGGCGCCTATATCGATCGCATCGGACGCCGCCAGGGCCTGATCGTCACGCTCGGCATCATGGCCATCGGCACCGTCGTCATCGCGTTCTGCCCGAGCTATGCCACCATCGGCATTGCGGCGCCGATCATCGTGCTGATCGGCCGCTTGCTGCAAGGCTTCTCCGCCGGCGTCGAGCTCGGCGGCGTGTCGGTGTATCTCGCCGAAATCTCGACGCCCGGCAATCGCGGCTTCTACACCTCGTTCCAGTCGTCGAGCCAGCAGGTCGCGATCTTCGTCGCCTCGATCCTCGGCTTCCTCCTCTCCGAGGTGATGCCGGCCGATACCGTGGCCGCATGGGGCTGGCGCATTCCGTTCTTCGTTGGCTGCATGATCATTCCCCTGATCTTCTTCCTGCGGCGCACGCTGGAGGAAACGCCGGCCTTCCTCGCCATGAAGAAGCACCCGAGCGCGAACGAAGTGTTCGCCTCCGCGCTCGCCAACTGGCGCATCGTGCTGCTCGGCATGATGATTGCGATCCTGACCACGACGACGTTCTACTTCGTCACCGTGTACACGCCGACCTTCGGCAAGACCGTGCTGAAGTTGTCGTCGCAGGATGCACTGCTGGTGACGTTGCTCGTCGCCGTCACCAACTTCTTCTGGAACCCGGTCGGTGGCGCGCTGTCCGACCGTATCGGCCGCAAGCCGGTGCTGGTCGGCATCGCCACCCTGGCGCTGCTCACCGCCTACCCCGCGCTCAGCTGGCTGGTGGCCGCGCCGACCTTCGGCAAGCTGCTCGCGGTCGAGATGATGTTCTCGTTCTATTTCGGCGTCTACAGCGGCACCATGCTCGGCGCTCTCGTCGAGATCGTACCGGCGCATGTGCGCACGACCTGCTTCTCGCTGGCCTTCGCGCTCGCCGCCGCGCTGTTCGGCACCTTCACGCCGTTCGCCTCGACCCTGCTGATCGACTACACCGGCAACAAGGCCGCGCCCGGTCTCTGGCTGATGTTCGCGGCGGCACTCGGCATCATCGCCGCGCTGGTCGTATATCGCGGCGGCGGCAGGGCGGTGACCACGTATGATACGGCGGCGGAGCCGGTCGCGGGGCATTGA
- a CDS encoding amidase, protein MAKSEWSFKSAVELSAALTAKKVSSVELTQDAIDRIERHDGKINAICVRDFDRALDAARAADAALARGETKPLLGLPMTVKESYNIAGLPTTWGIPAQKDFIAKEDALPVTRVKDAGTVVVGKTNVPLGLGDWQSYNDIYGTTNNPYDLGRTPGGSSGGSSAALAAGYGPLSIGSDIGGSLRVPAFHCGVYAHKPTFNLAAMRGHTPPPLPPLPFERDLSVIGPMARSAADLSLVLDVMAGPDPIDAGLAYRLELPAARHTAFKDFRVLVIDTDPVMPTDTAVRGTINTLADNLARVGVKIERSSPLLPDFAASSRLYMRMLMSFLGAGFPPDVYAGAKKAAEALPEGDTSLAAERLRGIALSHRDWQMANGGRTRLRAQWRELFKTFDAVICPVMPIAAYPHDHSPEQEKRRIMIDGKPHVYSDQLAWPGIATLPGLPSTAIPTGFAPDGLPIGVQIVGPWLEDRTPLKLAELIEREFGGFVPPKMFDD, encoded by the coding sequence GTGGCCAAGTCGGAATGGAGTTTCAAGAGCGCGGTCGAGCTGTCGGCCGCGTTGACCGCGAAGAAGGTCTCATCGGTCGAGCTCACCCAGGATGCGATCGACCGCATCGAACGGCACGACGGCAAGATCAACGCGATCTGCGTGCGGGATTTCGATCGTGCGCTTGACGCCGCACGCGCGGCGGACGCGGCGCTGGCGCGCGGCGAAACAAAGCCGCTGCTCGGCCTGCCCATGACGGTGAAGGAATCCTACAACATCGCGGGCCTGCCGACCACCTGGGGCATTCCCGCGCAGAAGGATTTCATTGCCAAGGAAGACGCGCTGCCGGTGACGCGGGTGAAGGACGCCGGCACCGTCGTTGTCGGCAAGACCAACGTGCCGCTCGGGCTCGGGGACTGGCAGAGCTACAACGACATCTACGGCACCACCAACAACCCCTACGATCTCGGCCGGACGCCCGGCGGATCCTCCGGCGGCTCCTCGGCCGCGCTCGCGGCGGGCTATGGACCACTGTCGATCGGCTCGGACATCGGCGGCTCGTTGCGCGTGCCGGCTTTCCATTGCGGCGTCTACGCCCACAAGCCAACCTTCAACCTCGCCGCGATGCGCGGCCACACCCCACCGCCGTTGCCGCCCTTGCCGTTCGAGCGCGACCTCTCGGTGATCGGTCCGATGGCGCGCAGCGCCGCCGACCTGTCGCTGGTGCTCGACGTGATGGCCGGGCCGGATCCGATCGATGCAGGCCTGGCGTACCGGCTCGAACTGCCGGCTGCACGACACACGGCATTCAAGGATTTCCGCGTTCTGGTCATCGATACAGATCCGGTGATGCCGACCGACACCGCGGTACGCGGCACCATCAACACGCTCGCCGACAACCTTGCCAGGGTCGGCGTGAAGATCGAGCGCAGCAGTCCGCTGCTGCCGGATTTCGCGGCCTCCTCGCGGCTGTATATGCGGATGCTGATGTCGTTCCTCGGGGCGGGCTTCCCGCCGGACGTCTACGCCGGCGCGAAGAAGGCGGCCGAGGCGCTGCCGGAAGGCGACACCAGCCTCGCCGCCGAGCGGCTGCGCGGCATCGCGCTCAGCCATCGCGACTGGCAGATGGCGAATGGCGGACGCACGCGGCTGCGCGCGCAATGGCGCGAGCTGTTCAAGACATTCGACGCCGTGATCTGCCCGGTGATGCCGATTGCGGCCTATCCGCACGACCATTCGCCGGAGCAGGAAAAGCGCCGGATCATGATCGACGGCAAGCCGCACGTCTACTCCGACCAGCTCGCCTGGCCCGGCATCGCCACGCTGCCCGGCCTGCCCTCGACCGCGATCCCCACGGGCTTTGCTCCGGATGGACTGCCCATCGGCGTGCAGATCGTCGGCCCATGGCTGGAAGACCGCACGCCGCTCAAGCTTGCCGAGCTGATCGAACGCGAATTCGGCGGGTTCGTGCCGCCGAAGATGTTCGACGATTAA
- a CDS encoding Rieske (2Fe-2S) protein, whose product MARHVIAPVDELPPGTRKFLEIDGRPIAVFNIKGEYFGLMNRCPHQGAALCEGPLIGLAQSSEPGEIEYTKLGEIIRCPWHGWEFDIRTGQSYCDPRRFRVKAYPAHVEPGASVVKGPYVAETIPVKVESDYVVVEL is encoded by the coding sequence ATGGCGCGTCATGTCATTGCGCCGGTGGATGAGCTTCCGCCCGGCACGCGAAAATTCCTGGAGATCGACGGGCGTCCGATCGCGGTCTTCAACATCAAGGGCGAATATTTCGGATTGATGAACCGCTGCCCGCATCAGGGCGCGGCGCTGTGCGAGGGCCCGTTGATCGGGCTCGCGCAGTCGAGCGAGCCCGGCGAGATCGAATACACGAAGCTCGGCGAGATCATCCGCTGCCCTTGGCACGGCTGGGAGTTCGACATCCGCACCGGCCAGTCCTACTGCGATCCCCGCCGCTTCCGCGTCAAGGCGTATCCGGCGCATGTCGAGCCCGGCGCGAGCGTGGTGAAGGGGCCGTATGTCGCGGAAACGATCCCCGTGAAGGTCGAGAGCGACTACGTGGTGGTGGAGTTGTAG
- a CDS encoding SDR family NAD(P)-dependent oxidoreductase: protein MDHPKYKIALIVGAGEGLSASLARLLSAQGIRVALAARKIEKLGALCSETGAKAYACNATEPEEVERLFGLVEREIGTPDLVVYNASGRARGPFVDLVPADVAQAIAISAYGGFVVAQQAAKRMLPNKHGAILFTGASASVKGYAQSASFAMGKFALRGLAQSLARELSPQGIHVAHFVIDGGIKSATRAEAPDKPDSMLDPDAIAESYWNVLQQPRSAWSWELELRPWVEKF, encoded by the coding sequence ATGGACCATCCGAAATACAAGATCGCACTCATCGTCGGCGCCGGCGAAGGCCTGAGCGCCTCGCTGGCGCGGCTTCTGTCCGCCCAGGGCATCCGCGTCGCGCTGGCCGCGCGCAAGATCGAAAAGCTCGGCGCGCTGTGCAGCGAAACCGGCGCCAAGGCCTATGCCTGCAACGCCACCGAACCGGAGGAGGTCGAGCGCCTGTTCGGCCTGGTCGAGCGCGAGATCGGCACGCCCGATCTCGTCGTCTACAACGCCAGCGGCCGCGCCCGCGGGCCGTTCGTCGATCTCGTTCCGGCTGATGTAGCGCAAGCGATCGCGATCAGCGCCTATGGCGGCTTCGTGGTGGCGCAGCAGGCCGCAAAACGCATGCTGCCGAACAAGCATGGCGCGATCCTGTTCACCGGCGCTTCGGCCAGCGTCAAGGGCTACGCGCAATCCGCATCCTTCGCGATGGGCAAGTTCGCGCTGCGAGGCCTCGCGCAGAGCCTGGCGCGCGAATTGTCGCCGCAAGGCATCCATGTCGCGCATTTCGTCATCGACGGCGGCATCAAGAGCGCGACGCGCGCGGAAGCACCGGACAAGCCGGATTCGATGCTCGATCCCGATGCGATCGCTGAGAGCTATTGGAACGTGCTACAGCAGCCGCGCAGTGCCTGGAGCTGGGAGCTCGAGTTGCGGCCCTGGGTGGAGAAGTTCTGA
- a CDS encoding Zn-dependent alcohol dehydrogenase translates to MKAAVLYEVNKPLVIEDVSLPKPGPREVLIRTTVAGLCHSDLHFMEGLYPHPLPAVLGHESAGVVEQVGSDVTYVKPGDHVVTCLSVFCGTCDNCTTGRTVLCTDTTVKLLPGVSNRMQWSRPEKLHQFLNLSSFAEQMLVHENAIVKIRKEMPLDLAALIGCGVITGYGAVVNTAKVTAGETVAVIGCGGVGMAAINGAQIAGAGRIIAIDTNPAKLQLATKLGATDIINPADGDVVKQVRDLTNGGVHHSFEVLGRKETAEQAFGMLASGGTATIVGMIPFGQKIELYGFDFLRERRIQGSSMGSNHFRVDMPRLVDFYLRGRLHLEDWISAKLKLSEINEGFANMKAGKTLRSVIVFDS, encoded by the coding sequence ATGAAGGCCGCCGTCCTCTATGAAGTCAACAAGCCGCTGGTCATCGAGGATGTCAGCCTGCCGAAGCCCGGCCCGCGCGAGGTCCTGATCCGCACGACGGTCGCCGGCCTCTGCCACTCCGATCTGCATTTCATGGAAGGGCTTTATCCGCATCCGCTGCCCGCGGTGCTCGGGCACGAATCCGCCGGCGTCGTCGAGCAGGTCGGCTCCGACGTCACCTATGTGAAGCCGGGCGACCACGTCGTCACTTGCCTCTCCGTGTTCTGCGGCACCTGCGACAATTGCACCACCGGCCGCACCGTGCTCTGCACCGACACCACGGTAAAACTTTTGCCGGGCGTCTCCAACCGGATGCAATGGTCGAGGCCCGAGAAGCTGCACCAGTTTCTCAACCTTTCGTCCTTCGCCGAGCAGATGCTGGTGCACGAGAACGCCATCGTCAAGATCCGCAAGGAAATGCCGCTCGATCTCGCCGCGCTGATCGGCTGCGGCGTCATCACCGGCTACGGTGCTGTCGTGAACACCGCGAAGGTGACGGCCGGGGAAACCGTGGCGGTGATCGGCTGCGGCGGCGTGGGCATGGCCGCGATCAACGGCGCTCAGATCGCGGGCGCCGGACGCATCATCGCCATCGACACCAACCCGGCAAAGCTCCAGCTCGCCACCAAGCTGGGCGCCACCGACATCATCAATCCTGCCGATGGCGACGTGGTCAAGCAGGTGCGCGACCTCACCAATGGCGGTGTGCATCATTCCTTCGAGGTGCTCGGCCGCAAGGAAACCGCCGAGCAAGCCTTCGGCATGCTCGCATCGGGCGGCACCGCCACCATCGTCGGCATGATCCCGTTCGGCCAGAAGATCGAGCTGTACGGCTTTGATTTCCTGCGCGAGCGCAGGATTCAGGGCTCGTCGATGGGCTCGAACCATTTCCGTGTCGACATGCCGAGGCTGGTGGATTTCTACCTGCGCGGACGGCTGCACCTGGAAGACTGGATCTCGGCCAAGCTGAAGCTCAGCGAGATCAACGAGGGCTTTGCCAACATGAAGGCAGGCAAGACGCTGCGCAGCGTGATCGTGTTCGATAGCTGA